One Eurosta solidaginis isolate ZX-2024a chromosome 1, ASM4086904v1, whole genome shotgun sequence genomic window, GGCCATATAAAAGATATTGGGTTCCAGCCATACTTAGACTATTGTAATTGTTATGTAATATTATGTTTATGCTCCTTTTTAATTCACAGCTTTTCATCGACAACTTTATTCAAAAAGAGAACATTTGCTTAGCTACAAAATTACACAGTTCTCCAGAAGGATCCCAAGAGTTACAATCGGTATGCAGAGAGCTACTCAAAGAAAACATTTCCTTTGCCGTACGGAGTATAGACAATGGCGAATTAGCAGCGATTGCCATCAATCATCTAATGGTACTTTaacatggttttttttttaaatatccattttataaaaaattttgtatatcatTTTCAGTCTTCTCAAGAGGAAAAGGCTACACTGTGCGATTTCATGAATAGCTTGAAAACACATGAAATGATTTGTATCAATAATTTCTTGGAACGTGTTGAAATCAAATCGGATATTTATAATGTCCTTCAAATCGATTGCGTTATGGAGATTGTTTTCCTTTCAACGAGCGCCAGACTTTCGAAACGTGGTCTGGCGAGTATTTTAACGGAATATTCAATTAATTATGCGCGTCGTTTAAAGGAAAGGCTGCTGTCGCACGAGGACGAACAGCCAGCTGAAAATGTGCGTTCACTCACACCCAGCGCTGTCTGTTCGCTTTTCACATCACTTTTCACACAACGCATTGGACGAAAGTTTGGGTTTGAAATTTTAGTGAAAGTTCCTTTTACAGATTTTTCATTTGATGGAAAAACTTTTGCTGAGCGCATAGATCCCATACATGAATATGCAACATTTGAGGCATTGCGATTGTGAAAGTTGATGTTTAAATAGAACTTAGTAATTCAAGTATTAGTGGCATTGATGTTACAAGAAATTGGTTGCCAAAGATTATTTGCTATTATTTACTGTGTAATTTGAAGGGAAGTGTAAATAAATTACATGAATTTATCTATTGTTATATATGTACGTTAGAGCgggtaaaatttttttccatcaggactatagaaaaaacgtaatctacagatgattctaagaaaaattgctgaagacaccatagctctaagtctgatttcgagtcccccacttttgcaaaatcgatattttgccatatgaatgtagggtttggctaAAAAATCTTCATTGcatctgatagaattatagggaAAATGTCACATTGGACTTACTTTAAAggcattttacgtacatttcagaatatgtattaatatctatagtgtttatgaattttagtagagatataaggcttaaattatgagaaattagcctaaaatgaacttctaactattatattatcatttttaacaaatttctgatGGATTTctttttctttacagctttttgtatttaaatttaaaattgatgaACCAAATCCTTCTACATCATCTGAATCCACTTTTTCACATATACTTGAATacgatattattgcatttggtttatcaagtgaattaaataatctgaatttaccgtctagtcgtgcattttaagattttatttttttttaagtaatcatgttaaaattcaaagtaaaatgttttcgcataaaaatttaactcctcatgtaatgataaattggttgaaatttggaataaattgaatattcaactaaTTGATCGACCTAGTATTCTAAGAAAACtaaatgttttaattgaaaaatatgacGAATGcattaaaaacagaaaaaaagttcaggAATTTACAATATTCGTACAATCAACAAATGAATTATTTTACATCGGAAAATGTAAATGCAAGTTAAAGCAACAGAATGCTCATGTGGTTTAATACCAACccatttaaaagaatttatgatGGACCAATATAATGATAGAAAATTCACAATACCTGAATATATGGATGACATTGTAGAAGAATACCAACAATGCCAACAGTTAGTGATGATCCAAAATACGAATCACTTGGAACATATATGGATGAAGCAGTTGCAGAAGTATCTGTTACAATGAAACGAGGACATCATACTCGACGATACGATGCTTTAAATTTTGCTATGATGTGTGACAGACTCGGTGTTTCAGATAGAGTTGCTTCATGTTTAGCAACATCCCTTTTCGAAGATAtacattttcgagatattagtgGTGAACTTGTCATAATGGATAAATCTTAAGTTGCAGGAGAAAAAATTAAAGCTAGAGATGAAGTGCTTCGTAAACGATACATAGATTCCAACATAATTGCATTTTCTTTCGATGGCAGAAAAAATGATTTATTAACTAGAGAGAAAATTAAtgagaaatttcatacaaatacGATAAAAGAACCCCATTTAGTTGTTCTAAAAGAGCCTTATGCTGAATTGCttggatattgtaacgaatttagtgaaaatccgcttattttacaccttctactaactttcgtatcgctaaattgttgaataaataactccaatattcaataatgcaaaatgtctttattagaatacttcacaataacacttatacttcgcaactgatagcgtgcttaaatcaaactgattgcccatgcctcagctggtgctgcttttatactcttcggtctCCTCGTTTGCATTTTTcgaggcgtttctccttctagaatttactacttgtttaccagctataaactcaccagcatacactacagatgcacgtttatagcttctcgcatagcaatatgcgcgatgattgcatacttttgtgagtatctcagatatatgcatgtgtatgtgtgagaactactttgctgatgactgcatacttttgtgagtatctctccgctgctgtatgtacatatgtgtagacataatgattgatttgtttatgtagatacaagtgactgcttagtatcgtcTTAGATATGATAGTATGTCTTAGTGTTgcgaatattcgtcacaatatgttaacttgggtgaagaagaaaatgcaaaacacaaattgaaaaattaaatgaattcctAAATAGCAAAAAACTATCAATagatcaattaattggcatatgcagcgatggagaaccagctaatactggaatagaaaatggtgttataaaactttttgaaaaacatttaatAGACTAGTTTATATGtttgcttcatttcaatgaaTTACCATTGATTACTTTTTTAGAGCATTAGAAAAACAGTCACGAGTGGACCAAGAGCAGCaagtggaaaaatatacaaagacaTTCAAGACTGTGAAACATTTCAggtattcatttgttaaaattattttataatattttttcaatcaaattaaaataggaaaatcatactaattttaattgacctaaaaaatttattttcaggttGTAAATCATTTTGAACCAATAGCATTGGAAAATATGCCTTGTTTGATCAGTGATGAACAAGAATGAGAATTATCTACATATGTTtaatatttatatcaaatggcaaaagcaatttcaaatggtGCTGTTTCAGTTGATTTAGCTAACATAAAACCAGGACCAGTTGTACATTCTCGATGGCTAACCAAAGCAAGCAGGGTGTTACGTCGatatacaacaactaatacaccatcgaaaaatttgaaaactctagcagtttctattattagaatttatgtgccaatgtatttcaatgtaaaatactgttacgaatattagcaacactaagggtactatcatctctaagcgatgctgtgatgtgtacgcacatcaataattcaatcattatgtgtacacatatgtacgtacacgcagcggagaagcaacgcacaaacacacgtacatgagctgtgagagaagctataaaaattgtgcatctgtagttatagctgagaaacttatagcagataaccaactagtagattctagaacagaaccgcctagaaatgtcaacgaggaaaccaaacactataaaaggcagcaacagtagaggcgcgacaaatcagttggatttaagacgctatctagcgagcaatagcagtattattttgaaattcagttgcatttaagcaagctattggttgtgaagtactttaataaaggccattttgcattattaaatattgaagttatttattcaacagtttagtgattcgaacttagcagaaggttgcaaataagaggatttgcagaaaattcgttacaatactataaaTCTGTTGTATTAattttatcaaagtttattcgttggacacgatacctaccacgtaacttacttaatattgtagatggcgtaatccaaaataattcatataaCGCTCATCcacaaaacattttattaacaatcttatttgatgatagaaaagccatacgtgatagagctatcaaaaaaagtttatactatcgagaaaaaatacttgatccaactaaacACAGAGTTTACAAAAactataatatcaattttaatgcttcagattatactgatatgattgatctaaatgacgataatttactgtctgaaccggcattcacaagaaatattccatacgatcacttggcacaattcttagattatgatgagtcaacactagatgatcctaatattccaatgcatatacaaggaacacaaagatatgtacagttgttaacatctgtttccaaacgtgttacagaaaaaaaaacgtgaaggtttTATgactgttacagcagaaagtcgtgaaaaacaaccacgaatggggagcaaaaagattttaaaaaataataacataacattacttttactttgaaaaatacgttaataTGCtcaattctaattaaaaaaataattttttaaataaattactttaaaattatacaaattgtgtttttttcttggcttattacttgaaaatgtAGGTtctttttgaacatttttttatactaaagcgaattcgaaaaaagaaaaactgtctgaatgaaagttgttggaaatgttgtgaagttattttagctgtaaagaaaaaaaatttccataagaaatttgttaaaaatgataatatagtagttaaaagttgacttatcttgtttggttgattttccgacagggtggataaatgatgtatattggaacgattttccgtcatcccttgtcaaatttggttttgagacaaaccggtttcggcgttgtgccatcatcagtgtcgattttcgttctgatctgttgttgtcgtttgtcctgtattaatagttcgtaggtatatgagcaggtattgtcaaattgatgcttgtgtatatttagttatgtgtatgtgctgtgtgttcattcagaaccgagggtggtttactaatcgatttgtgtggctgattggggtaggtagaaatctgtgattttagtcgtttgaccttctttgtcggttttttgttttggtgcgttaattgttttgtgtttatttgttgttgtgtgtttgtctgttgtacctgtgtgattaagttgtttcctgtaaacaagttttaaaggctcgaatattgtgtcagaaattgtgtttatctgttcgtttattattctaccgtcgaatgttttctgtttgtagatttccatgttttggagtacgttgagacgtcggcgcttttcttgtatgtgaagaaccctaactgttttattgatgtttgctggggaacattcattctcgaccatgtgattcgcgaagttagactcgggtataatgtttggattccgtatttttttgttgtaatctctaatatgttctttgaacctcgttcttatttgccgtcctg contains:
- the LOC137236372 gene encoding uncharacterized protein, with amino-acid sequence MSDQSTNIVCNGEMEIVKITADLYDEAIKLFIDNFIQKENICLATKLHSSPEGSQELQSVCRELLKENISFAVRSIDNGELAAIAINHLMSSQEEKATLCDFMNSLKTHEMICINNFLERVEIKSDIYNVLQIDCVMEIVFLSTSARLSKRGLASILTEYSINYARRLKERLLSHEDEQPAENVRSLTPSAVCSLFTSLFTQRIGRKFGFEILVKVPFTDFSFDGKTFAERIDPIHEYATFEALRL